The following coding sequences are from one Epilithonimonas vandammei window:
- the porZ gene encoding type IX secretion system anionic LPS delivery protein PorZ, whose protein sequence is MKKKLLLFLIFAHQILQAQNSKWSDLFSYNNVLKIREDGDRLVAATENGIFYYYPGTGEIKKLSKANGLHEVKISAFDYNPTTQTGIVGYQNGSMDVITPNGIFLIIDIPLANGYNGSKRINDIFINGDKAIISAGYGVSIFNVTKREFGDTAFFTTGAAYDAVNSAVLKDNIVYAATSKGLKYHELNATFPVYNSWVSPTNFQGDYKKIDASGIIAFASNNDLKFGNFPNLSTKSGFSNIQDVKVTENQIVVTDQTQVFVYGLNGTQQKNFNAEESINTAIVYNSQLFTGTRFSGMYNEQKSSFRPDGPYNNLSYKISLLNNQIWISTGGRSSYNESLPPYMGYYHYNGTNWIYPEYFKTNNQFNILDVVPNPSKPSEIFFTNYFFSGNKGIYKMDNNEFVKSYSLNPGNIYGDQPVGCVFDSNNELFCSASAIDGTLGAGFYYYDKSNDKFISKNLNVSNNAQKPLIKDKILYIPVPRVGGLIMYDYNNTPSSFSDDKFKLITKDNNLQVSQVYSVNVDNNDDVWIGTKEGLRILSNPKAAILESNPQTDPIIIEQNGIGEELFKDAEILQIAVDSGNQKWISIGGGGVFYISSSGDKTIYHFTQSNSPLPNDIVTDVKIDEKTGKVYFVTTDGIVVYQGDVTEVTSNFGNVLVYPNPVVYAQYKGNVRMRGLAQKTNIRITDAAGNLVHSAVANGGYFEWNLNNQRGVRVASGIYYVLMTNEDGTDSATAKIAVVN, encoded by the coding sequence ATGAAAAAAAAATTATTACTTTTTTTAATATTTGCCCACCAAATTTTACAGGCACAGAACAGCAAATGGAGTGATCTGTTCTCGTATAATAACGTTCTCAAGATCCGGGAGGATGGCGATCGCCTTGTTGCTGCCACAGAGAATGGCATTTTTTATTATTATCCCGGCACAGGAGAAATAAAAAAACTTTCTAAAGCCAATGGTCTCCACGAAGTTAAAATATCTGCTTTTGATTATAATCCTACAACTCAAACAGGAATTGTGGGCTACCAGAACGGATCTATGGATGTCATTACACCGAACGGTATTTTTCTGATTATTGATATCCCTCTTGCCAATGGTTATAACGGAAGTAAAAGAATCAATGATATATTCATCAATGGCGATAAAGCAATTATCTCAGCAGGTTATGGTGTGTCTATTTTTAATGTCACCAAAAGAGAGTTTGGGGATACCGCTTTTTTTACTACAGGTGCAGCATATGACGCGGTAAATTCCGCAGTTCTTAAAGATAATATTGTTTATGCTGCAACAAGCAAAGGATTGAAATATCATGAGCTTAACGCCACATTTCCAGTATATAACAGTTGGGTATCTCCTACTAATTTTCAAGGTGATTATAAAAAAATAGATGCCTCGGGAATTATAGCTTTTGCTTCAAATAACGATTTGAAATTCGGTAACTTTCCCAATTTATCTACCAAATCAGGTTTTTCTAATATTCAAGATGTAAAAGTCACTGAAAATCAGATTGTTGTAACAGATCAAACTCAGGTCTTTGTCTACGGACTTAATGGAACTCAGCAAAAGAATTTTAATGCTGAAGAATCAATCAATACAGCCATAGTCTATAATAGTCAGCTTTTCACAGGGACTCGTTTTTCCGGAATGTATAATGAACAAAAAAGCAGTTTCAGACCAGATGGACCCTACAATAATTTGTCGTACAAAATATCGTTGCTAAATAATCAAATATGGATTTCAACTGGAGGAAGAAGTTCTTACAATGAATCATTACCTCCGTATATGGGTTATTACCATTATAATGGTACTAATTGGATATATCCGGAATATTTTAAAACGAATAATCAATTTAATATTTTAGATGTTGTCCCTAATCCATCTAAACCATCTGAAATATTTTTTACTAATTATTTTTTTTCGGGAAATAAAGGTATCTATAAAATGGATAATAATGAGTTTGTAAAATCTTATAGTTTAAATCCTGGGAACATTTATGGTGATCAGCCAGTAGGCTGCGTGTTCGATAGTAACAATGAGTTATTTTGCTCTGCTTCTGCAATAGATGGGACTTTAGGTGCGGGGTTTTATTATTATGATAAATCCAATGATAAATTTATCAGTAAGAACTTAAATGTGTCTAACAACGCTCAAAAACCTCTTATAAAAGATAAAATCCTATATATTCCTGTTCCTAGAGTTGGAGGTCTTATTATGTATGATTACAATAACACACCATCTTCATTTTCTGATGATAAATTTAAACTTATAACCAAAGATAATAATCTACAAGTAAGTCAGGTATACTCTGTTAATGTAGATAATAATGATGATGTATGGATTGGAACAAAGGAAGGATTGCGTATTCTATCTAATCCAAAAGCCGCAATTCTTGAAAGTAATCCTCAAACCGATCCAATTATTATAGAACAAAATGGGATTGGAGAAGAGCTCTTCAAAGATGCGGAAATCTTACAAATTGCAGTAGACTCAGGAAACCAAAAATGGATATCTATTGGCGGTGGAGGCGTGTTTTACATAAGCTCATCCGGAGACAAAACAATTTATCATTTCACACAGTCTAATTCTCCATTGCCGAACGATATTGTAACAGATGTAAAAATTGATGAAAAAACCGGTAAGGTTTATTTTGTAACAACAGATGGGATCGTAGTTTACCAGGGTGATGTAACAGAGGTAACATCCAATTTCGGTAATGTTCTGGTATATCCAAATCCTGTAGTCTATGCGCAGTATAAAGGCAATGTAAGAATGCGTGGTCTAGCACAGAAAACCAATATCAGAATTACAGATGCCGCAGGTAATTTGGTGCATTCTGCTGTCGCAAATGGAGGCTATTTTGAGTGGAATCTTAACAACCAAAGAGGAGTGCGGGTAGCTTCAGGAATCTATTATGTTTTGATGACCAACGAGGATGGAACTGATAGTGCTACAGCCAAAATTGCTGTCGTAAATTAA
- the recO gene encoding DNA repair protein RecO, which produces MTQEVFLLSYTKYGDHDAVLHCFCRENGFESFFAKGIYAPKNKKKAFLFPLNELLVYTSDKKKNIPNVIKLEQKNSELFTSDIRKNSILFFISDLLNQVLRNENQNQNIYSEISLFLSQLQMDNFQSHLIFIFRLLKQQGLQPLFSDKIYLNPESGNFEDIESHHFFNRDISAIWKELIVSQNAYDIRLSRLGKQNFLDSVLVYFHYHFTDFREPKSLEIIKEIF; this is translated from the coding sequence ATGACCCAAGAAGTTTTTTTACTGTCTTATACAAAATATGGAGATCACGATGCTGTTCTCCATTGTTTTTGCAGAGAAAACGGATTCGAAAGTTTTTTTGCCAAAGGTATCTATGCTCCAAAAAATAAAAAAAAGGCATTTCTTTTTCCTCTAAATGAACTATTGGTTTATACTTCTGACAAAAAAAAAAATATCCCAAATGTTATCAAATTGGAACAGAAAAATTCTGAACTTTTCACGTCTGATATTAGAAAGAATTCGATTTTATTTTTTATCTCTGATTTGTTGAATCAAGTTCTTAGGAATGAAAATCAGAATCAGAATATTTATTCTGAAATTTCTCTTTTTTTGAGTCAATTGCAGATGGATAATTTCCAATCTCATTTGATATTTATTTTTAGATTGCTGAAACAGCAAGGTTTACAGCCTTTATTTTCGGATAAAATTTATTTGAATCCAGAATCTGGAAACTTTGAAGATATCGAGTCTCATCATTTTTTTAATCGAGATATTTCAGCAATTTGGAAGGAGCTGATTGTCTCGCAAAATGCGTATGATATTAGATTAAGCAGATTAGGGAAGCAGAATTTTCTGGATTCGGTTTTAGTCTATTTTCATTATCATTTTACAGATTTCCGCGAACCAAAATCTCTTGAAATCATCAAAGAAATTTTTTAA
- a CDS encoding 5'-nucleotidase C-terminal domain-containing protein yields the protein MIKNKLLGFGIISLLLIGCKAPLNIANIHTEKNIYITSDLSEDKEMAAIIQPYKHELEGKMNTKISHTNTELNKSGDNSNLGNLLADYTFEGADEWAKKNNVPPMDAAVINIGGIRTIIPKGDILTKQIYEVMPFENEVVIIKMNGKDVEGLFDYYLKTQKNNPVSHLVIETEENNSISKKLINGKTIDYNKTYYIATSDYLALGGDNMFFFSKGEMISTGIKMRDLFLDKFKQNPEVSSPDDVRLIFKNKKVQE from the coding sequence ATGATAAAAAATAAATTATTAGGATTTGGTATTATCAGTTTGTTGTTGATTGGTTGTAAAGCGCCACTCAACATTGCAAACATCCATACCGAAAAGAATATTTACATCACCAGCGATCTCAGTGAGGATAAGGAAATGGCTGCCATCATCCAACCTTACAAACACGAGCTGGAAGGTAAAATGAACACCAAAATTTCTCACACCAATACAGAACTTAATAAGTCAGGCGATAACAGCAATCTTGGAAATCTTCTAGCAGATTATACTTTTGAAGGTGCTGATGAGTGGGCAAAAAAGAACAATGTTCCGCCAATGGATGCAGCAGTTATCAATATCGGTGGAATCCGAACCATCATTCCAAAAGGTGATATTTTGACGAAACAGATTTATGAAGTAATGCCATTTGAAAATGAAGTGGTAATTATCAAAATGAATGGTAAAGATGTAGAAGGTTTGTTTGATTATTATTTGAAAACTCAGAAAAATAATCCGGTTTCTCATTTGGTCATTGAAACAGAAGAGAACAATTCAATTTCTAAAAAATTAATCAACGGAAAAACTATCGATTATAATAAGACTTATTACATCGCAACATCAGATTATCTGGCTTTGGGAGGCGATAACATGTTCTTTTTCAGTAAAGGCGAAATGATATCGACAGGAATAAAAATGCGTGATCTTTTCCTAGATAAGTTCAAACAAAACCCAGAGGTTTCTTCTCCAGACGATGTAAGATTGATTTTCAAAAACAAAAAAGTGCAAGAATAA
- the dapA gene encoding 4-hydroxy-tetrahydrodipicolinate synthase, translated as MGQLKGVGVALVTPFNEDLSVDFDSLTKLIDYNIDNGTSFLVVLGTTAEAATLTKEEKDRVVAHITKINNNRLPLVLGIGGNNTAEVVKQIKETDLSDFDAILSVSPYYNKPNQEGLYQHYKALAETGEKIIIYNVPGRTGQNVEASTTLRLANEFPNLFMVKEAAPNILQYFDILRQKPENFSLMSGDDEYTLPVTLAGGDGVISVIGQAYPKEFSTMVELARKREVDEAYKIHNSLVEITRLIFAEGNPCGVKTILVEKGLIKNYLRLPLVPASESLQEKIKEEMQKLS; from the coding sequence ATGGGTCAGCTAAAAGGCGTAGGTGTAGCTTTGGTAACACCTTTCAATGAAGATCTATCCGTAGATTTTGATTCTCTTACCAAATTAATCGATTATAATATAGACAACGGAACCAGTTTCTTAGTTGTTCTGGGAACTACAGCAGAAGCTGCAACGCTTACTAAGGAAGAAAAGGACAGGGTTGTTGCGCACATCACGAAGATCAATAATAACAGATTACCTTTAGTTTTAGGAATTGGTGGAAACAATACAGCGGAAGTTGTAAAGCAAATCAAGGAAACAGATTTATCCGATTTTGATGCTATTTTATCAGTTTCTCCTTATTACAACAAACCGAATCAGGAAGGACTTTATCAGCATTATAAAGCTTTGGCAGAGACTGGAGAAAAAATCATTATTTATAATGTTCCAGGAAGAACAGGACAAAATGTAGAAGCTTCTACAACTTTGCGTCTAGCGAATGAATTCCCGAATCTTTTTATGGTGAAAGAAGCAGCTCCAAACATTTTACAATATTTCGACATTCTAAGACAAAAGCCTGAGAATTTTTCATTAATGTCTGGCGATGATGAGTATACTTTGCCTGTAACACTGGCTGGCGGAGACGGTGTAATTTCTGTTATCGGTCAAGCTTATCCAAAAGAGTTTTCGACAATGGTAGAATTAGCTCGTAAAAGGGAAGTAGATGAGGCTTATAAAATCCATAATTCTCTTGTGGAAATTACAAGATTGATTTTTGCAGAAGGTAATCCTTGCGGTGTAAAAACCATACTGGTGGAGAAAGGCTTGATAAAAAACTACCTGAGACTTCCATTGGTTCCAGCTTCGGAAAGTCTTCAGGAAAAGATAAAAGAAGAAATGCAAAAGCTTTCTTAA
- a CDS encoding GNAT family N-acetyltransferase, whose protein sequence is MIIKAELKDISTIQDLAKRSWEVAYADILKQEQIDYMLDLMYSADAIRIHLENPNFHYYLIKENDEFLGFIGFEFHQELATTKLHRIYFLKEAQGKGLGKKALNFIKEEVKKIGDKRITLAVNKNNQAKSFYESQGFNVYDEGIFDIGNGYVMDDYLMEFVL, encoded by the coding sequence ATGATTATTAAAGCGGAATTAAAAGATATTTCAACCATTCAGGATCTTGCGAAAAGATCTTGGGAAGTTGCTTATGCGGACATCTTAAAACAAGAGCAGATTGATTATATGTTGGATCTGATGTATTCTGCTGATGCGATTAGAATTCATTTAGAAAACCCCAATTTCCATTATTATTTAATCAAAGAAAATGACGAGTTTCTAGGCTTCATCGGTTTCGAATTTCATCAAGAATTGGCAACAACCAAATTGCATCGAATCTATTTCCTCAAAGAAGCACAAGGAAAAGGTCTGGGTAAAAAAGCTCTGAACTTTATAAAGGAAGAAGTAAAAAAGATTGGTGATAAAAGAATCACTTTAGCTGTTAACAAAAATAATCAAGCAAAAAGTTTTTACGAATCTCAAGGTTTCAATGTCTATGATGAAGGCATTTTTGATATCGGAAATGGATACGTAATGGATGATTATTTGATGGAATTTGTCCTTTAG
- a CDS encoding Imm27 family immunity protein, translating to MNIILIGNELVEKQKQLSKVGASEDGWCIYYIDENSEKWILEYPNSEYHGGGAPQLRLIQKFPWE from the coding sequence ATGAATATTATTTTAATTGGAAATGAATTAGTTGAAAAACAAAAACAGCTAAGTAAGGTTGGTGCGAGCGAAGATGGTTGGTGTATATATTATATTGATGAAAATTCAGAAAAATGGATTTTAGAATATCCTAATTCCGAATATCACGGTGGCGGTGCACCACAACTGAGGTTAATACAGAAATTTCCTTGGGAATAA
- a CDS encoding bifunctional metallophosphatase/5'-nucleotidase — protein sequence MKRKEFLKYIGGGSLALTLAPNLLLAEQFDILTKESAHKLTILHTNDQHSRIEPFDASYTKNPNQGGFARRASLVKKIRNEEKNVLLLDSGDIFQGTPYFNFFGGELEFKLMSMMKYDASTMGNHDFDNGLDGFLKVLPNAKFPFICSNYDFKNTILDGKTEPYKIFNKDGVRIGIFGVGIELNGLVGKKNYAETVYQDPVDVAQHYADFLRNEKKCDLVICLSHIGFDYKDQPEKMSDKHLAAKTSGIDLILGGHTHTFLKEPLVFQNKVGTNVIVNQVGWAGILLGRLDFYFDKNKNIKNISWNNQLIDESIKV from the coding sequence ATGAAAAGAAAAGAATTTCTAAAATATATCGGTGGCGGAAGTCTTGCTTTGACGCTTGCACCTAATCTTTTGTTGGCAGAGCAATTTGATATTCTAACAAAAGAATCAGCGCATAAATTGACGATTCTTCACACGAATGATCAGCACAGTAGGATAGAACCATTTGATGCATCTTATACCAAAAATCCAAATCAAGGAGGATTTGCTAGAAGAGCTTCATTAGTCAAGAAAATCAGGAACGAAGAAAAAAATGTTTTGCTTTTGGATTCGGGAGATATTTTCCAAGGAACACCTTATTTCAATTTTTTTGGTGGCGAACTGGAGTTTAAGCTGATGAGTATGATGAAATATGATGCTTCTACAATGGGAAATCACGATTTTGATAATGGTTTGGATGGTTTTCTAAAAGTCCTTCCGAATGCAAAATTCCCCTTCATTTGCTCCAATTACGACTTCAAGAATACCATTCTTGATGGCAAAACAGAACCTTACAAAATTTTCAATAAGGACGGTGTAAGGATTGGGATTTTTGGTGTTGGAATAGAACTAAATGGACTGGTAGGAAAAAAGAATTATGCAGAAACAGTTTACCAAGATCCTGTAGATGTAGCACAGCATTATGCAGATTTTCTTAGAAACGAGAAAAAATGTGATCTGGTGATTTGTCTGTCTCATATAGGTTTCGATTACAAAGATCAGCCGGAGAAAATGTCGGATAAGCATCTTGCAGCCAAAACCTCCGGAATAGATCTCATTTTGGGAGGGCACACGCATACATTTCTGAAAGAACCTCTGGTTTTTCAAAATAAGGTCGGTACAAATGTTATTGTCAATCAGGTTGGCTGGGCCGGAATTTTGTTGGGAAGACTAGATTTCTATTTTGATAAAAACAAAAACATAAAAAATATTTCTTGGAATAATCAGTTAATAGATGAAAGCATAAAAGTGTAA